From the bacterium genome, the window CGGCTCTCCGCCCGGGACCGGGTCGAGCGCGAAACGCATGTCCCCCGGCTCGCGTCCCAGGGCCAGGCAGCGGGCGCTGAACAACTGTAAGTAGTTCTCGCGCAGCCCGCTTGTCACCTCCAGGCCGAGCTGGGCGGCCAGGGAGTCGATCTCCTGGGGCGGGGCCTCCAGCTCCAGGACATCGCCCAGCAGGGGCAGGGTGTCGAGTTCGGCGCTCACCCCCGCTCCAAGGCTGAAATGCTCGCGGTATTTCTCGTACACCCGCTCGCGGGTATAGCCCAGGCGGTGCAGCACGTGGCGCATGGTCTCCAGGTCCGACAGCTCGATCTCACTCTCGGCGCGCACCTTGTAGCGCTCGTCCAGGGCGCTGTTGCCGGCCAGGCGCTCCTTGAAAGTCAGGCGGACCTTGCGGTCGCGCCGCAGGCGCAGCAACTTGCCGGCCAGGGAAAGCTCTCCCTCCGGCGTGTCGAGCACCAGGTTGTACTCGTACACCCGTCCGGCGCTGGTGAACCCCAGCTCGACAAGGCGCGCGCGCACGGCCTGCCGGTCGCTGAGCGGGAACTTCAGTTCCACCTCGGTCTGTACGTTCGGCTTCGTGTTCATGCGGACTTTCCCCGGATCGGTTGATTTATCTGTCGCCCTCACAAACTATAAGCGCGACCGGCGGATGTCAACCGCGCCCGGGTGGGCCGGGACGGTCAAACCGGATGCAAACCGACCGACGCTTCATTTCTGACAGGCGGAACAGGTTTTTTTCCTTGCGAAGCGGCGAATCGACATTATTTTCTTTAATGAGTTCAGAGTTATACAGATACAACCTGGCAGGATGGAGAGTATGATCTATTTCAGCGGAATAGCAGCCCAGCGGTTCAACGAGTGGGAAATCCCGGACGACACCCCGCGTTTCGCCACGGCCGAGGACAGCTACCGGCTGTTTCTGGGCATACATTTCCGGATGCTGCGCGCCGGCGATAACCCGCTGGAACCCTACTACAGGCACTACCTGGCCTGCGTCGAGCACTACGAGGCGCGGATGCGGCTGAGCCAGCAGGAGTTCCGCAACGCCGTTGGCGTCATCGTGGATATGTACAAACGTTACTTCGAGGAACCGGAGGCCAAGCGCCGCGAGACGCTGCTGGATTCGATCGGCAAGTTCGAGCGCCTGGTCTACCTGTTCAGCAACAAAACCCATCCGGAGCGGGCGGCGGCCTCTTTCTGAGCCAGACGGCCCCTCTGACCCCATACAACCGTCCTGTGCGGGTGCGCGCGCATCCGTGCGGGACGGTTTTGTTTGTGCCACGGTGAGAAAATTCTTTGAAATCCGATGAAAATTAAAGTTTTACCGAATTCGGCCGATTTGAAAAGCGGGAACGGAAAAAGGGATTTCAGCCAGGCCAGGCCAGAACAGTCCCCCCCCCGCTTCCGGTTATGGTCGGTTTTGACCACAAATCGACGTTCCGCTTTACCCCGAGCCCACTGACGCTTCTTCGCGGAAACGTGATTTGTGCCGGTCCCCCGGTGTTGCAGCGCCGGGGGACTTTCTTTTTCTCTCCTCCCGCTTGAGCCGCTTTCTTCCGAAGCGAACGGATTCGAGAGCAGTGGATAGTATCAGGCCGGCCTTTTGTGTGGGCACGGCGCACCGTGCCCAAAAGGCGTTTATATTCTCTTGGTTTCGGCCCAGAGAACCAGAAGCCATTGGGGCCGTA encodes:
- a CDS encoding class IV adenylate cyclase, whose product is MNTKPNVQTEVELKFPLSDRQAVRARLVELGFTSAGRVYEYNLVLDTPEGELSLAGKLLRLRRDRKVRLTFKERLAGNSALDERYKVRAESEIELSDLETMRHVLHRLGYTRERVYEKYREHFSLGAGVSAELDTLPLLGDVLELEAPPQEIDSLAAQLGLEVTSGLRENYLQLFSARCLALGREPGDMRFALDPVPGGEPES